One genomic segment of Musa acuminata AAA Group cultivar baxijiao chromosome BXJ3-3, Cavendish_Baxijiao_AAA, whole genome shotgun sequence includes these proteins:
- the LOC135632454 gene encoding cytochrome P450 71A1-like, with translation MFAAGTDTSYVTLEWAMAELIRSPRAMRKLQDEVRRGRGSGEGLIREAEVSQMAYLKAVVKEVLRLHPPAPLLLPRELLEDCSIQGFSIPKKARVFVNAWAMGRDPRSWESPEEFRPERFADGGLDFTGNDVRYVPFGAGRRICPGQNFAVAALELALANLVSRFDWELPGGLTREELQMNEAPGIVTQRQGRLHLVAKPWGA, from the coding sequence ATGTTCGCCGCCGGTACCGACACATCGTACGTAACCTTGGAATGGGCCATGGCGGAGCTCATCCGGAGTCCCCGAGCGATGCGAAAATTACAAGACGAAgtgagaagaggaagaggcagcGGGGAGGGATTGATCAGAGAGGCGGAGGTGAGCCAGATGGCGTATCTGAAAGCAGTCGTGAAGGAGGTCCTCCGGCTGCACCCTCCGGCCCCGTTGCTGCTCCCGCGCGAGCTGTTGGAAGACTGCAGTATACAAGGGTTCAGCATCCCCAAGAAGGCGCGCGTCTTCGTGAACGCGTGGGCGATGGGCAGAGACCCGCGGAGCTGGGAGTCGCCGGAGGAGTTCCGGCCGGAGAGGTTCGCGGACGGCGGATTGGACTTCACGGGCAACGATGTCCGGTACGTGCCGTTCGGAGCAGGCCGAAGGATTTGCCCCGGTCAAAACTTCGCCGTCGCTGCTCTGGAGCTGGCGCTGGCGAACCTGGTGAGCCGCTTCGACTGGGAGCTGCCTGGTGGATTGACGAGGGAGGAGCTGCAAATGAACGAGGCCCCTGGAATCGTAACACAACGACAAGGGCGGCTTCATCTTGTTGCCAAACCATGGGGTGCTTAG
- the LOC103978594 gene encoding protein IQ-DOMAIN 2 has protein sequence MGKKAKWFGAVKKVFSPESKEKKEERLKKKLEDGTSKHPDPCPADSLECTAREAVPPPPLPHPDEDKVVEIETEQSKHACSVATPAAVEPVVTSAEAAREVISLTTRTKFPGKSREEIAAIKIQTAFRGHLARRALRALRGLVRLKSLIDGNSVKRQATSTLRCMQTLSRVQSQIRARRIRMLEDNQALQKQMLLKHERELESLKMGEEWDDSLQTKEQIEAGLLSKQEAAIRRERALAYAFSHQWKSSSKSVNPMFMDPNNLQWGWSWLERWMAARPWETRSTTDRELNNDRASVKSTMQSDGGGEILKAYANRGSNPEKPSPAVQKLSRPASRQSPSTPPNKAPWSMGKIKSASPKCSWVPLEDDSRSIVSVQSERSRRHSLATASVRDDESLAGSASVPSYMAPTESARAKSRFQSLSNDNNIDSPDKTSVSSVKKRLSFPTGDKFSPASPAPMRRNSGPPKVDMASVKDVAVQS, from the exons ATGGGGAAGAAGGCGAAGTGGTTTGGTGCCGTGAAGAAGGTCTTCAGCCCCGAGTccaaggagaagaaagaagag AGATTGAAGAAGAAGCTGGAAGATGGGACATCCAAACATCCGGATCCCTGTCCTGCCGACTCCTTAGAATGCACTGCTCGTGAGGCAGTTCCTCCTCCGCCTCTGCCTCATCCGGATGAGGACAAAGTAGTGGAGATTGAGACCGAGCAGAGCAAGCATGCCTGTTCTGTAGCCACTCCTGCTGCCGTGGAACCTGTTGTCACCTCTGCTGAGGCCGCAAGGGAGGTCATTAGCCTCACAACTCGCACAAAGTTCCCCGGTAAATCGAGAGAAGAGATTGCTGCAATCAAGATCCAGACTGCTTTCCGAGGCCATCTG GCAAGGAGAGCTCTACGAGCCTTGAGAGGATTGGTTAGGTTGAAGTCACTAATTGATGGTAATTCTGTTAAGCGCCAAGCCACTTCCACTTTACGATGCATGCAAACACTGTCAAGGGTTCAATCACAAATCCGTGCAAGGAGAATCAGGATGCTAGAAGACAACCAGGCACTTCAGAAGCAAATGCTGCTTAAACATGAAAGGGAGCTTGAAAGTTTGAAG ATGGGAGAAGAATGGGatgatagcttgcaaacaaaggagCAAATAGAAGCAGGTTTGTTGAGCAAGCAAGAGGCTGCAATACGAAGAGAAAGAGCACTGGCTTACGCATTTTCTCATCAG TGGAAAAGCTCCTCAAAGTCAGTAAATCCGATGTTTATGGATCCCAACAACCTACAATGGGGTTGGAGCTGGCTGGAGCGATGGATGGCAGCGAGGCCATGGGAAACCAGGAGCACAACAGATAGAGAACTCAACAATGACCGAGCCTCTGTAAAAAGCACCATGCAGAGTGATGGAGGTGGGGAGATCTTAAAAGCCTATGCTAACCGGGGTAGCAATCCAGAGAAGCCCTCTCCTGCGGTCCAGAAACTAAGCCGCCCTGCCAGCCGCCAATCTCCATCAACACCACCCAACAAGGCCCCTTGGTCGATGGGGAAGATCAAATCAGCAAGCCCCAAATGCAGTTGGGTGCCATTGGAAGACGACTCAAGGAGCATTGTCAGCGTCCAATCGGAGCGATCTAGGAGGCACAGCTTGGCAACAGCATCAGTGAGAGATGACGAGAGCCTAGCTGGTTCAGCATCTGTTCCGAGCTACATGGCACCCACGGAATCAGCAAGAGCCAAGTCCCGCTTCCAGAGCCTTTCAAACGATAACAACATCGACTCTCCAGATAAAACTTCTGTGAGTTCTGTGAAGAAGAGGTTGTCTTTCCCCACAGGAGATAAATTTAGTCCAGCATCTCCAGCTCCTATGAGGCGGAACTCAGGTCCCCCCAAGGTGGACATGGCATCTGTGAAGGATGTAGCGGTCCAATCCTGA